In the genome of Lactuca sativa cultivar Salinas chromosome 3, Lsat_Salinas_v11, whole genome shotgun sequence, the window aacaaatggacagagagaatgattataatccatgtctcagtccatatgatatctagaatggaggaatgtatgatcccttatctaatggacaagtcactgacaaaggtcagagttcatctacaaggtcagagttcgacagaagcttttgagagctacgattgccggttggttcctgaagttatacgcaataatagttttagacttatccaagtgggagactgttggattaatgtctaagtccataactataattggtaagacttgacccgacccggcatggtccatttgggttgcataccatcatgcacttggatagactataatgagagaaataagacacttatggttattaatatattataagttctagtatattaataataagaataataagattatttaattagtattgatcaagaattaatctaggattaattaagtgatcaaaagaagactaattaaatatatgggttgattgtgtaaatcatccatacttgtatagtgggctaatgctccatggataatcaagttgggctaaaacccataggatggtccatggatgctccatggtgtatttgtacccatggatcatggaaatgaaaggccatgtcaattagggtttacatggtgtaaccctaactatataagcatcttattcttgaccaaaatcggccactagtgtgtgaaatgaaagggctagccgatttcatgagttgtagaattctctcaagtcattccaagtgttttgatgattgtgattccatttgaggtgtcacacttggggcactaggcactcaagcttcatgaagactttctacatcaaaggtatgtattctatcttgttacactcattgtttttgtatgctagattaggataataccttggaagttcttatttgcatgtataatagagaaaacatagatccaaggtatttagggttgcatgtacacttaggagtgttagaatgctcaaaacccaacagtcttGGCTATCAAAGGCGGGTTCTACCGCATCATACAACAAGGAGACAGGTTGTGTGGAATTCACAATGGTAAATGATACGAGAATTAGGGTCTCCAAGCATTTATTTTGCAAAATTTTTGGAATTCCAAATTTTGGTCCTTATGATGAACTTTCTTCTTCTCAAGTGGTGTtcatgttcaacgagatgggcCATCAACCTCCTTTCACGCGTAtcagtgatttcaagaagtcggGGTTACCTACAATATGGAATTTTTTGTTTGGCATCTTCCTTcgatgtcttactggaagaactGTGGGTCTTGATAAAGGAAGGATGGAGGTGTATGCAATGGTAGCTGGATTGTATTAAGATCTGCAAGTAGATTACTCTGAACAATTATGGACAGAGTTCTTAACTAGCATTTCGAAGACGAGTGCTAAGCAGGGGATTTCTTGTGCACGATATTGGAGTATGATAGTACAATATGTCTATCAGAAGGAGATAATCGAAGTTCCGGAATATGAAGAAAAAGCGGTTTTTCACATGTATGGTAGTCCGAAGGAGATGCATGATGATCCGGCTATCTTTACAATAatagctcgcattccggatgcaaCGCTTAAGAAGGTGGATCCAACGAATGGTGTTTTGGTGTCATATTTACAATCTATTGATACAACTGTCGTTACTGGTATGTTACAGCACGAAGAGAAGAAGAAGTCTAAGAAATCGAAGAAGACAGAGAGTGGGTCTTTGGAAAAAGGGGTGAAAGCAGAATCAAAGAATCAAGAGCCAATAGCTACATCTGGTACTGTCGAAGAGGTGTCTCCAATTTTAACCTCAGTGATTGATACACCAGTAATCGAAGCGTCTCCATCAAAAGAAACGATTCCTTCGAAGACGGGTGTTTTTCGACGTATCAAAATCAAGAGAAAATCTCAGTTGGTGAAGAAAACACACGTTACACATCAAGGGGTCACAGTTAGAGAAATTCCAGCTCCGGTGTCTCCATCTTCTAAGAAACGAAGGGCTGAAGATATGGCAAATTTTTTGAAGAAAACCCAATGAATCGAAGAAGTAGATCAAGTTCCTGAGACACCTGAAGATGAAATTCCTAAAGAAGTAGATATCAGTCAGTCTATTGATATTTCGAAGCCTGCTGATGTGAAGCTTATTGAACAAACTTCTTTACCTCAGGTTACATCCACAACTGATTCTCCAACATTTCAATCAATTATGGATCAACCATTTACCACTATCTTCTCAACTCAATCAACTGATCCAGCCAATCCATCCTCACCTATTGCTGAAACCATGGCTGTTGATGATGAAACTGATAACGAAGGCTTTGGAGGAACGTTCGAAGCTCTTCATTTTGATAAAGCTGAAGAAGattttcctgatcatatgctgatgaccatgaagcagttcaagattttgaattcgAAATTGAATTCTATCTTGCAATCTCAAGCAGATGCGGGAAGTGCTGGAGTTACCATCATGGAAGTTGATTCCATaatgaaggaaatggaaggcaGGGTTATTTCGAAGGCATCAGGATTAGTTCGTGATTTTGAAAGATGAGTTCTTGAGAAGACTGATCAGAATGATAGTTCTACAGAGAATCGAATCAATTCCATGAGGTCTGATTTTATGAAGGACGTGAAGGATTTGAAGATTgttacgaaggagcgtcatgtgctcttcATACAAGAAGTTAAGAAGGTACGTGAAGatgttaacatgcaaattcgtgaaCTTCGTGAAGACATGACGAAGGAGGTTCAGAATATTCAGCAAGGGTATGAATCAGCACATTAGAAGATCGACATTATTTGTGATGCGGTTGTTcaatgtgttaaaatgttcgaGCAGATGAATCCTCAGATGATCTCTCTTTCTGCCAAAGAAGAACAAAATTTTGGAGAGTTGGTCAAATTGTTGAAAGAACTCCAAGACCTGTCTTCGAAATCTACCTCTCCAATTGTTTCTCAAGAATTTCTTTCTCAGAAATTTACACATTTCGAAGCCATCTTACACAAACACCTTGCTCCATTACTTCGTATATCAAGCCTTTTACCAAACATatcagatgccccacctgctatcacaggggtgcaagggggagaaaaggctGGTCATACAAAGGCTAACATGTGAAGACAACTGAAGATACGAAGGTAGTAGGAAAAGTGTATCCTTCAAAAGTGGTTGAAAAGCCAACTGTTGTTTCAGCTGCTCCAGTCATTTCGACTGTGACTACAACAGTTCCAATTTCAAAACCTATGtcaaaaggtattgtaattgagAAACAGAGTGATGTCTCTTCGTCAAAGAATATAGCTCCTTCAAATGTAAAAGACAAGGGAAAAGGAGTTATGGTTGAGAAGTCTAATaaagagaagaaagctgaggtggcAGCTGAGGTTGAGAGAATGAGGCATGTTCAAAGTGTAATGAGACAAAGAGCTTTGGATGGTTCGAATGTTGATAAGGGTGATCCTTCGAAAGTTTTCAATTACGAAACAATAGAATCCAGGGTGATGTTTGATCACATgtattcttttgaaaagattcCGAAGAAGAGCTTTGTGGTGACGAACACAGATTTTGGTCAACTTGACTTTCCAGTCAATGAAATGATGTTCGTTATGCCAAAGTTCAAGGCTGAAACAAAATCAATGGAAAttgaagagggaaagaagatgaagataagatTTCATGTTGTATTAGCAAAGGCTCAAGAAGAAGTATGGTTCTTggagaagatcaagaaggtgataTCGTGCCTCATCCAAATGAGACTTGGAAAGCGAGATAGGGCCTAACTGGGAGGCAGGAAGAAGACTATTTTCGAAGGGAAGTTTCAAAATCTGAAGTACATTGTGGCAAGAGCAAGTGGAAAGTTACAAGAATTGACTGTGGcagactttcctttgatgaaaACTTATGATCTCATCAACATTGCCTTGATGCTTAAAGACAAGTCATTTTCTTATCTTGAAGAAACAGAACCAGATGTTTTCAGTCTTGGGTGTAGgcacataaaaatatttttggagaattATTTTGAGTGCTTAGCTCAAACTGATGTCGAACTTGCTACTCTTAAAGGCTTCGACATAACTGCACCAATGGCACCTTCGAAGAAGCATAATGAGTTGAAAAAGTATGAAGACGGTGAAATATGTTTAAAGCCATTGGGGATTGTTTTTGCAGGAAAAGACAAAGCTGGAAGAGCTAAAAGGTTCTTATTTCAAACTTCCAAAGTGGAGTGATACACAAATtcacaatatacgaacttaattgttcttatgaatcattgcaagaagaactaggaaggagacaagaaagagataaagaaagttatctcttggtacatggaaatccgaAGGGTGCTGATGTATATCGTTCAATCACTGACGTCTTGAGGACTTCGAActttattccaaagggggagattgttagggcttaaatgttgtaatagtcaaagtgtcagttagattgttacggagtttattttgtcttcgtaagaagggtcttcggatgtaatgttatttgtactaaggcattataaagagttgtcttaatgtctagtccttagtattgttatgcttttgttctcctataaataggggtctgtactaagtgaaTAGAAGAACTTTTCACTCGGTCTTTTACAGATTattctttgtactctgtaaaaccaaaagcataatatgagctgaacaaatattatatttactctcgtgttcatcgttATTCTTCTTTCTGAATCATACTTGAATTGATCTTAAACTtgattacaaatctcatcaatCTTACGTGGTTCGATATACatatttcactataaacaaagctctgataccaatctgtcacacccccaaaccggaatgacggaaatgttcgggggcggaggacgtcatgctcagtatcataaccatagtgaagaaagcaaacacaaccatcataaatataatttaaaaggttacatcgttgcaaaaatacatgtttccaaataaattacatatgatgcCAAAATAGTTCAAAAGAAATATGTGCCTTAGCGTCTTTCCTTCAAAAATCTTGTGGTGacctgtattactgaatacctgagaatacaagttgtttttgaaagagtatcaacattaaagctggtgagttcataagcaatttatgaatgaaaaatgGATGTTGTTCCTTAAACTTTGTTACAAGTTCGtttccataaaatccaatattttctaaaaggtttgTTGTAGTCTTAATTGAACCAAGActtagtatatgtaagtaaatcATCAACGCTTCACttgccacattctctggttttaaggcttcttCTTGTGCCTCTTTAATTTGTGCGGAGTGGTGTGAATGGATTTTCATAGTTAATGCCTTTACTCGGCGACCCGAGTATTCCTTTCAGCTCAAAGCGTCTGCAACCATGTTGGCTTTTcctgggtgataacgaatctcacattcataatcgtttagtaattccacccatcatctttgtctcatgttgagttcttttttatTGAGGATATGCTAAAGGAttttgtgatcagtgaagatagtgcacttggtgccgtagaggtaatgtctccaattTTTTAGGGCGAAAACCGTCGTTCCCAGTTTGAGATTGTTCGTCGTATAGTTTACCTCAtgcgtcttcagctgtcttgaggcgtaggcaatgacctttcctcgttgtaTTAACACACATCCTAGACCCtggtttgacgcatcgcaataaaccacaaagtcctctattCTATCTGGTAAGGATAAGATAGGAGCACTGCACAGAGTTCACTTCAGCGTTTGGAAGGCAGCCTCTTGCTTATCACCCATATGAAAGTCACTCCGTTTTtagtcaaggtggtgagtggttttgcGATTTTCGAGAAGTTTTAAATGAATCTTCAATAATACCCTGCGAGTCctaaaaattgtcggatttctgtgggtgtttttGGTCCTACCCAGCTTTCGATTGCCTTGATctttgaagggtccacatgaattccttccttgctgactacaTGTCCTAGCAAATTCACTTctcgaatccagaactcgcactttgagaattttgcatacaatTTCTCTACCCTCAGTGTCTCCAAGACTAGACATAAATGATGGTTGTGTTCTTCCGTACTTCAGGAGTAgactagtatatcatcaatgaaaacaatcacgaacttgtctaagtaaggtcgacacacccgattcatcaggtccataaacgcCGAGGGTGCATTTGTTAGGCCGAAAGGCATCTTTACAAACTTATAGTGACCATAGCGCGTTATGAAggttgtcttgggaatatcctcctcttgAGCTCGTTGTTGATGGTACCTTGATCAAAGGTCAATCTTTGAGAAGGAACTTGtagctggtcgaagaggtcatcgattcgaggCAAAGGGTATTGGTTTTTAATGGTGAGTTTGTTCAATTcacggtagtcaatgcacatacggaatggtccatcctttttcttgacgaacaagactggtgctccccaaggtgagaagcttggccttatgaaacctttgcttaGTAGTTGATTCAATTGGCTAcacaattcctgcatttcggcTGGGGCTAGACGGTATGGCGATTTGGCTACaagggtagctccagggattaggtcgattcggaattcgacttgtctagcATGAGGCACTCCGGGAAGGTCTTCCAGGAATATGTCGTGGAATTTACAGACCTCCGAAATGTGTTTGATGTTTTTCACTTCTTGTTTCTTGTCTACGACATGGTCTAGGAAGGCATGGTACTCCTTGCGGAGATACTTTTGAGCCTTGACACAAGAGATGATCTGAAAACTTGagctaggtttgtcgccatagacggCGAGGGTTTcaccatttggcagattaaggtgaACGGCCTTTTCGTGATATAGGATTTCAACATGGTGAAggcataaccaatccatgccaatgatgacatcaaaactttttatggtgaccggcataaggtcgattgggaaagaGTGATTATTTAAGGTGAGAGTACACCCGGTGTAAATGCCGTTAGTGTTCTACGTTATTCCATTATCCATTTCTAAGATGAATGTGTCTTTTAgtgtttttggtttttgtttaagcaagtGTTTAAATTGATGGCTCACTAAGCTTTTCTCCGCGCCACTGTTGAAAAGAATGCATGCGTATGTattgttgaggagaaacgtaccggtgaccATAGTTGGATCTGCAACTGCTTCCTCATGACCTATCGCCAGAACTCTGCCCACTTACCAGAGTTGGGGTTTCTTGCCTTCGGACAGTTCCGCTTTAAGTGTCCTGcctctccacaaccatagcaggttcGCCTTGTTCCAGTGTTGGCAGCTTGTGCATTTTGTTGGACTGGAGCTTTACAAAATTGAACGGTGTGCCCGTTTTTGTTACAGTTGGTGCAATGCATTTCACGGCATACGTTgttgtggtgaaagttgcacttgttgcacttaggtaGGTTCCGGGCGTATTGCCTTATCGGAGTTGGGGTGGTAGTGGTTGTGGCAGCGTGCACATCAACCACTTGTTGCTTTTTGGCAGGGTCTTGAGCAGTTTGACCCTTCttcttgttccagaacttcctttTGTTGCTTCCCCCTTTCGCTTGTTCGGGGGTGGTTATCATAGTGCCACAGCTGGCcttatggtcgatgagttgttgtgcatGTTCTTTGGCACTGTCAAAGATAGTTGGCTTTGAGGCCAATACGTTTCCTTGAAAttggggagatagtccccatatgtatctttccACCTTTTTGCTTTCCGAAGGAACCATCCCGGGACACAGCACAACTAGATCGCTAAACCTTGAGGTATAAGACAGGATGTCTGAGCCTGTCATTTTGAGACCCCAAAGTTCTTCTTCCAACTTCTgtatctcgccccttgggcagtaatCCTTCATCAACATGGTTTTCAAGTCTTCCCATGTTATCGAATTAGCCACCGGAAGTGTCAATGccttgacgtggccattccaccaggtgaaGGCCCTTTCAGAGAATGTGCatgctgcaaatttgaccttgcttgcttcAGGGCATGTGcatatttcgaagatggattcggtTTTCTTGAACCATTGCAGCAATGCTATGACACCTCCGCTTCCATTGAAGGTTTTGGGTTTGGCATTTGTAAAATCTTTGTAGGTACACTCTCTCGAGTTTACGAATGCTGGTAGATTTGATTCACATGAAATGTCTGTGATAGTATCCATACTGAGCCCATCCAACAATCATTCgatgtataatatttatatataattaagattaaataAACTTTCGAATCTAATGGGTCTGCTctgggcccacaaccaaacaaggaacatgatccAAGGCGGAACCACCATTTCTAGGTCGACAtggtcttaattatatataactttgatTTATACATCAATCAATCATAAATCAGACACTAGTAAATTTAGTATGAAAACAATCCATGTCATGAACTTGATGTAATGTTCCCAATAAAACAAATAGCATgtcaatttcattgatataaCTTAGTACACAATATTGGGGGAAGATTTGACCCTACGAGGGGTCTACGTTACATCAATGTATGGAAAATTTTT includes:
- the LOC128132894 gene encoding uncharacterized protein LOC128132894; translation: MDTITDISCESNLPAFVNSRECTYKDFTNAKPKTFNGSGGVIALLQWFKKTESIFEICTCPEASKVKFAACTFSERAFTWWNGHVKALTLPVANSITWEDLKTMLMKDYCPRGEIQKLEEELWGLKMTGSDILSYTSRFSDLVVLCPGMVPSESKKVERYIWGLSPQFQGNVLASKPTIFDSAKEHAQQLIDHKASCGTMITTPEQAKGGSNKRKFWNKKKGQTAQDPAKKQQVVDVHAATTTTTPTPIRQYARNLPKCNKCNFHHNNVCREMHCTNCNKNGHTVQFCKAPVQQNAQAANTGTRRTCYGCGEAGHLKRNCPKARNPNSGKWAEFWR